A window of the Halobacterium hubeiense genome harbors these coding sequences:
- a CDS encoding DNA double-strand break repair nuclease NurA gives MTLDPVHFDGIADLASRIRHEVDAEEHRDVAEETWANYLDPLYGDDGPVLEPLDEQRRSAADVEELALQPSPFDTAHGLDSGTINPKTFKNGLVLDLAQAAMSATPSDLDLHRSRTVITSVHSNDATVRTDTDWRKWDEGYSRGRIVHTTPLARDQERVVHGLALYLAESHHALEHADAVDDLLLLDGPVYPKQLVNWADRHASLADLVTENELVGEVLENYVRLVERLAEKDVPLAGFVKSPASQALVRALRDRGRPTPWASDAAFFGQVLERREFDGQEYHRITDELAWTGWFTSTLGADGVFADASELGVERELPAECYEVAFFVVYDPRTDLVHKVELPRAFADSEDCRDAVERYVTSQVAAEAGPPKPVGKADELARIGATEKEELVRKLERSFDSRRDENYDDQRWPDA, from the coding sequence ATGACCCTCGACCCCGTCCACTTCGACGGCATCGCGGACCTCGCGAGCCGCATCCGCCACGAGGTGGACGCCGAGGAGCACCGCGACGTCGCCGAGGAGACGTGGGCGAACTACCTCGACCCGCTGTACGGCGACGACGGCCCCGTGCTCGAACCGCTCGACGAACAGCGCCGCTCCGCCGCGGATGTCGAGGAACTGGCGCTCCAGCCGTCGCCGTTCGACACCGCCCACGGCCTCGACTCCGGCACCATCAACCCGAAGACGTTCAAGAACGGGCTCGTGTTGGACCTCGCGCAGGCCGCGATGAGCGCGACGCCCAGCGACCTCGACCTCCACCGCTCGCGCACCGTCATCACGAGCGTCCACTCCAACGACGCCACCGTCCGCACCGACACCGACTGGCGCAAGTGGGACGAGGGGTACAGCCGCGGCCGCATCGTCCACACCACGCCGCTGGCCCGCGACCAGGAGCGCGTCGTCCACGGGCTCGCGCTCTACCTCGCGGAGAGCCACCACGCCCTCGAACACGCCGACGCCGTGGACGACCTCCTCCTCCTAGATGGCCCGGTCTACCCGAAGCAGCTCGTGAACTGGGCGGACCGCCACGCCAGCCTCGCGGACCTCGTCACCGAGAACGAGCTCGTCGGCGAAGTGCTGGAGAACTACGTGCGCCTCGTCGAGCGCCTCGCCGAGAAGGACGTGCCGCTGGCGGGCTTCGTGAAGAGTCCGGCGAGCCAGGCGCTCGTGCGCGCGCTCCGCGACCGCGGCCGGCCGACCCCGTGGGCCAGCGACGCCGCGTTCTTCGGGCAGGTGCTGGAGCGCCGCGAGTTCGACGGCCAGGAGTACCACCGCATCACGGACGAACTCGCGTGGACGGGGTGGTTCACGTCCACGCTCGGCGCCGACGGCGTGTTCGCGGACGCGAGCGAACTCGGCGTCGAACGCGAACTCCCCGCGGAGTGCTACGAGGTCGCGTTCTTCGTTGTCTACGACCCCCGCACGGACCTCGTGCACAAGGTCGAGTTGCCGCGCGCGTTCGCCGACAGCGAGGACTGCCGGGACGCCGTCGAGCGCTACGTCACCAGTCAGGTCGCCGCGGAAGCCGGGCCGCCGAAGCCCGTCGGGAAGGCCGACGAGCTCGCGCGCATCGGCGCCACCGAGAAGGAGGAACTCGTGCGCAAGCTCGAACGCTCCTTCGACAGCCGCCGCGACGAGAACTACGACGACCAGCGCTGGCCCGACGCCTGA
- a CDS encoding ABC transporter ATP-binding protein, with protein MTDRAIETRNLTKRYGDETAVEGLELAIPAGSVYGFLGPNGAGKTTTMRMLTTLTRPTDGTATVAGANVADRDAVVSNVGYLPEEPPLHAELTGREQLRYIAGLRDLPESEAEARIDDLLDRFSLAGDADKRISAYSKGMKQKVGIIQAMLHDPDVLFLDEPTSGLDPRAARTVRDTIADLTEGDATVFLSTHILPVVDELADTVGVLYDGRLVTEGSPDHLKTRAEAGDERTLEDVFLEVTGGIGDAAEEG; from the coding sequence ATGACCGACCGCGCCATCGAGACGCGCAATCTCACGAAGCGGTACGGCGACGAGACCGCCGTCGAGGGACTGGAGCTGGCCATCCCCGCTGGCAGCGTCTACGGCTTCCTCGGGCCGAACGGCGCCGGGAAGACGACCACGATGCGGATGCTCACGACGCTCACGAGACCCACCGACGGTACCGCGACGGTCGCGGGCGCGAACGTCGCGGACCGCGACGCCGTCGTCTCGAACGTCGGTTACCTCCCCGAGGAGCCGCCGCTGCACGCCGAACTCACGGGCCGCGAGCAACTCCGCTACATCGCCGGTCTCCGCGACCTCCCCGAGAGCGAGGCCGAGGCGCGCATCGACGACCTGCTCGACCGCTTCTCGCTGGCCGGCGACGCCGACAAGCGCATCTCCGCGTACTCCAAGGGGATGAAACAGAAGGTCGGCATCATCCAGGCGATGCTCCACGACCCGGACGTGCTGTTCCTCGACGAGCCCACGTCCGGGCTGGACCCGCGGGCCGCCCGCACCGTCCGCGACACCATCGCCGACCTCACCGAGGGCGACGCGACCGTCTTCCTCTCGACGCACATCCTCCCGGTGGTGGACGAACTCGCGGACACCGTCGGCGTCCTCTACGACGGCCGCCTCGTCACCGAGGGCTCCCCCGACCACCTCAAGACCCGCGCGGAAGCCGGCGACGAGCGCACGCTCGAAGACGTCTTCCTCGAAGTCACCGGCGGCATCGGCGACGCCGCCGAGGAGGGCTGA
- a CDS encoding DUF7113 family protein, with translation MLLVRGSAAGTTLTGTLYERGEDAPSFKGAPDEAAPYVWVCDEFYAVESGGSTQEVGGQDVNVAFESPMPRGFDTREKALEAAREHVRTQFARIGVDPEDVAIEVEPEHEAQL, from the coding sequence ATGTTGCTGGTGCGCGGTTCGGCGGCCGGGACGACGCTGACGGGGACGCTGTACGAGCGCGGCGAGGACGCCCCGTCGTTCAAGGGCGCGCCCGACGAGGCGGCGCCGTACGTCTGGGTCTGCGACGAGTTCTACGCCGTCGAGAGCGGCGGGAGCACCCAGGAAGTCGGCGGGCAGGACGTCAACGTCGCCTTCGAGTCGCCGATGCCGCGCGGGTTCGACACGCGCGAGAAGGCGCTGGAGGCGGCCCGCGAGCACGTCCGCACGCAGTTCGCGCGCATCGGCGTCGACCCCGAGGACGTCGCTATCGAGGTCGAGCCCGAGCACGAGGCCCAACTCTAG
- a CDS encoding ATP-binding protein encodes MSDLGDFADHDGGDDAADADSDDDFQRPELDDTGSDDGLGALAVSEGLRIHEDGQETALKAYVTAGNRSSVRLGSYLVAPYPGGEKLFCKITGLEYVQAFQSDDATEIHARRAMRSESVDEQDYKFLAELDPVAVLYRDGDDLKRRMADRVPKPETVVREADDATEIKTGLKIPEDGVFLGHLSVGGEKVRTAAEPPTIDYRVKDDYEAGDPLVFRHTLVAGGTGSGKTHSAKNVLRQYLHEDRRYPVDAGGAERRMAVVQFDPQDEYAQMHDDNPDADANDERRWETQGLAHGGHDDTVAFVPKVGSASYAADHHDAERVEFTVPFSMVRDNPWLVASSGLNDNQYGALRLLLDRFFGQYGQGGTYEEFCSFLDDPALKEELDESGRVHEATYEAVLRRVHGMPSGLFDQDARPITELVENRQFVRPGRLSVVPTYHISNSRAAETVVLAVSSLLVDQKLSNDPDYESIKETPLVVGMDEAHNFLADADSVQANQVVGKFTEAAKQGRKERLGLFLITQDPQDIADPVFKQVNTTVVLNLGDEDAINAVNIPASLQSKVPYMEKGQMVVYSPDNSEPVEIQGLPTCLTRHGRD; translated from the coding sequence ATGAGCGACCTCGGGGACTTCGCGGACCACGACGGCGGCGACGACGCGGCCGACGCCGACAGCGACGACGACTTCCAGCGCCCGGAGCTCGACGACACCGGCAGCGACGACGGCCTCGGCGCGCTGGCGGTCTCCGAAGGCCTGCGCATCCACGAGGACGGCCAGGAGACCGCGCTGAAGGCGTACGTCACCGCGGGCAACCGGTCGTCGGTCCGACTGGGCTCCTACCTCGTCGCGCCGTACCCCGGCGGCGAGAAGCTGTTCTGCAAGATTACTGGCCTGGAGTACGTGCAGGCGTTCCAGAGCGACGACGCCACCGAGATTCACGCCCGGCGCGCGATGCGCTCCGAAAGCGTCGACGAGCAGGACTACAAGTTCCTCGCGGAGCTGGACCCCGTCGCCGTCCTCTACCGCGATGGGGACGACCTCAAGCGCCGGATGGCCGACCGCGTGCCCAAGCCGGAGACGGTCGTCCGGGAAGCCGACGACGCCACCGAAATCAAGACCGGGCTCAAAATCCCGGAGGACGGCGTGTTCCTCGGCCACCTCTCCGTGGGCGGCGAGAAGGTCCGGACTGCCGCGGAGCCGCCGACCATCGACTACCGCGTGAAAGACGACTACGAAGCCGGCGACCCGCTCGTGTTCCGACACACGCTGGTCGCGGGCGGTACCGGCTCCGGGAAGACCCACTCCGCGAAGAACGTGCTCCGGCAGTACCTCCACGAGGACCGCCGCTACCCCGTTGACGCGGGCGGCGCGGAGCGCCGGATGGCGGTCGTCCAGTTCGACCCGCAGGACGAGTACGCGCAGATGCACGACGACAACCCCGACGCCGACGCCAACGACGAGCGCCGCTGGGAGACGCAGGGACTGGCGCACGGCGGCCACGACGACACGGTCGCGTTCGTGCCGAAGGTCGGGTCGGCGTCGTACGCCGCCGACCACCACGACGCCGAGCGCGTCGAGTTCACGGTGCCGTTCTCGATGGTGCGGGACAACCCGTGGCTGGTGGCGTCCAGCGGCCTCAACGACAACCAGTACGGCGCGCTCCGGCTGCTGTTAGACCGGTTCTTCGGACAGTACGGGCAGGGCGGCACGTACGAGGAGTTCTGCTCGTTCCTCGACGACCCCGCGCTCAAGGAGGAGCTCGACGAGTCCGGGCGCGTCCACGAGGCGACCTACGAGGCCGTGCTGCGGCGCGTCCACGGAATGCCCTCGGGACTGTTCGACCAGGACGCGCGCCCGATTACGGAGCTCGTGGAGAACCGCCAGTTCGTCCGCCCGGGCCGGCTGTCGGTAGTGCCGACCTACCACATCAGTAACTCGCGGGCCGCGGAGACGGTGGTGCTGGCGGTGTCGAGCCTGCTCGTCGACCAGAAGCTCTCGAACGACCCCGACTACGAGTCCATCAAGGAGACGCCGCTGGTGGTCGGGATGGACGAGGCGCACAACTTCCTCGCGGACGCCGACAGCGTGCAGGCGAACCAGGTCGTCGGGAAGTTCACGGAGGCCGCCAAGCAGGGCCGCAAGGAGCGCCTCGGCCTGTTCCTCATCACGCAGGACCCGCAGGACATCGCCGACCCCGTGTTCAAGCAGGTGAACACGACGGTCGTGTTGAACCTCGGGGACGAGGACGCCATCAACGCCGTGAACATTCCGGCGTCGCTGCAGTCGAAAGTCCCCTACATGGAGAAGGGGCAGATGGTCGTCTACTCGCCGGACAACTCCGAACCGGTCGAGATTCAGGGACTGCCGACGTGTCTGACGCGACACGGCCGGGACTGA
- a CDS encoding universal stress protein yields MTKILVPVDGSEQSKEALEYALEHFKDAEITAINVIDPIEAGYTAQATVPGYSEEWFEQAKDAAEELFDEAEETAGEYDTDIDTTTEVGRPSRAIVEYAEENDFDHVVMGSHGRSGVSRILLGSVAESVVRRSPVPVTIVR; encoded by the coding sequence ATGACGAAGATTCTCGTTCCCGTCGACGGCTCCGAGCAGTCCAAAGAAGCACTCGAATACGCCCTCGAACACTTCAAGGACGCCGAAATCACGGCTATCAACGTCATCGACCCCATCGAGGCCGGCTACACGGCGCAGGCGACCGTGCCGGGCTACTCCGAGGAGTGGTTCGAGCAGGCGAAAGACGCCGCCGAGGAGCTGTTCGACGAGGCCGAAGAGACCGCCGGCGAGTACGACACGGACATCGACACGACCACCGAAGTCGGGCGACCGAGCCGCGCCATCGTCGAGTACGCCGAGGAGAACGACTTCGACCACGTCGTGATGGGGAGCCACGGCCGCTCGGGCGTCTCCCGCATCCTCCTCGGCAGCGTCGCCGAGAGCGTCGTGCGGCGTTCGCCGGTGCCGGTGACAATCGTCCGCTAG
- a CDS encoding KaiC domain-containing protein, translating into MVADEDDEDWFEKAFAEETETDSDEEPSDAESEAPTAEPLESKSGEETAEPPESFGEAASESDEPTAGSPTPAEPEDGVEPGPESEVDDFAAAFGGGGEPSGGGSEDDDLFEDDFAAAFGGGGGAGAAAPGGEDDFGFDLDGDVGAGGPGGFEEEEEYDSDIPRIDFGIEGLDEMVQGGVPERSLIVAIGGAGTGKTTFGLQFLHEAIQNGERAVYITLEESRQRVVQSATEKGWEFDRHTEEGNLAVIDIDPIEMANSLTSIRNELPRLVEEFGASRLVLDSVSLLEMMYDDQSVRRTEIYDFTKALKDAGVTTMLTSEASEDNPFASRHGIIEYLTDAVVVLRYIRPEDFRETRLAVEIQKIRDANHSRETKPYEITHQGISVYRQANIF; encoded by the coding sequence ATCGTGGCTGACGAGGACGACGAAGACTGGTTCGAGAAAGCCTTCGCGGAGGAGACCGAGACGGACAGCGACGAGGAGCCGTCCGACGCCGAATCGGAGGCGCCGACAGCCGAGCCGCTGGAGTCCAAATCCGGTGAGGAGACAGCCGAGCCGCCGGAATCGTTCGGCGAGGCAGCGTCGGAGTCCGACGAGCCGACCGCGGGGTCGCCGACGCCGGCCGAGCCCGAGGACGGAGTCGAGCCGGGTCCCGAGAGCGAGGTCGACGACTTCGCGGCGGCGTTCGGCGGTGGCGGTGAGCCCTCGGGCGGAGGCAGCGAGGACGACGACCTCTTCGAGGACGACTTCGCGGCGGCGTTCGGCGGCGGTGGCGGCGCCGGTGCTGCCGCACCAGGCGGTGAGGACGACTTCGGGTTCGACCTCGACGGCGACGTCGGCGCGGGCGGTCCCGGCGGCTTCGAGGAGGAAGAAGAGTACGACTCGGACATCCCGCGCATCGACTTCGGCATCGAGGGGCTCGACGAGATGGTGCAGGGCGGCGTCCCCGAGCGCTCGCTCATCGTCGCCATCGGCGGCGCCGGCACCGGGAAGACCACGTTCGGCCTCCAGTTCCTCCACGAAGCCATCCAGAACGGCGAGCGCGCCGTCTACATCACCTTAGAGGAGTCCCGCCAGCGCGTCGTCCAGAGCGCCACCGAGAAGGGCTGGGAGTTCGACCGCCACACCGAGGAAGGCAACCTCGCCGTCATCGACATCGACCCGATCGAGATGGCCAACTCCCTCACCAGCATCCGCAACGAGCTCCCGCGGCTCGTCGAGGAGTTCGGCGCCAGCCGCCTCGTCCTCGACTCCGTCTCCCTGCTGGAGATGATGTACGACGACCAATCCGTGCGCCGCACCGAAATCTACGACTTCACGAAAGCGCTCAAGGACGCCGGCGTCACCACGATGCTCACCAGCGAAGCCTCAGAGGACAACCCCTTCGCCTCCCGCCACGGCATCATCGAGTACCTCACCGACGCCGTCGTCGTCCTCCGCTACATCCGCCCCGAGGACTTCCGGGAGACGCGGCTCGCCGTCGAGATTCAGAAGATTCGGGACGCCAACCACTCCCGCGAGACCAAGCCCTACGAGATTACCCACCAGGGTATCTCCGTGTATCGGCAGGCGAATATCTTCTGA
- a CDS encoding NAD(+)/NADH kinase, protein MRVGIVAQRGNSRAAYLAADVREMLAGEDAEVWLDTATADALDGDGHEVAEFDACDLVVSIGGDGTFLFAARGARSTPVLGVNLGEVGFLNAVAPEDAVAAVRREVERYRETDEVRHREVPRAAASGEREWSLTPALNEVVIQGDQRGHGRGIDLEVRVDGSLFEATHADGVLIATPTGSTAYNLSEGGPLVQPGVDAFVVTGMCAEEAMPPLLTPVGGEVTVRVDGPEYAVVSSDGSNRQRVQTPEVITVEAADEPARVAGPDSDFFQALNKLK, encoded by the coding sequence ATGCGCGTTGGAATCGTCGCACAGCGGGGGAACTCGCGGGCCGCGTATCTCGCCGCGGACGTCCGCGAGATGCTCGCTGGCGAGGACGCGGAAGTGTGGCTGGACACGGCGACGGCGGACGCACTCGACGGCGACGGCCACGAGGTCGCGGAGTTCGACGCCTGCGACCTCGTGGTGAGCATCGGCGGGGACGGCACGTTCCTGTTCGCGGCGCGGGGCGCGAGGTCGACGCCGGTGCTGGGCGTGAACCTCGGGGAGGTCGGCTTCCTGAACGCGGTCGCGCCGGAGGACGCCGTCGCGGCAGTCCGTCGGGAGGTCGAGCGCTACCGGGAGACCGACGAAGTACGCCACCGCGAGGTGCCGCGGGCGGCGGCGTCGGGGGAGCGCGAGTGGTCGCTGACGCCGGCACTCAACGAGGTCGTGATTCAGGGCGACCAGCGCGGCCACGGCCGCGGCATCGACCTCGAAGTGCGCGTGGACGGGTCGCTGTTCGAGGCGACGCACGCCGACGGCGTCCTGATTGCGACGCCCACCGGGAGCACCGCGTACAATCTCAGCGAGGGCGGCCCGCTCGTACAGCCGGGCGTGGACGCGTTCGTCGTCACCGGAATGTGCGCCGAGGAGGCGATGCCGCCGCTGTTGACACCGGTCGGCGGCGAGGTGACGGTGCGCGTGGACGGCCCGGAGTACGCGGTCGTCTCCAGCGACGGGTCGAACCGACAGCGCGTGCAGACGCCGGAAGTCATCACCGTGGAGGCGGCCGACGAGCCCGCGCGCGTCGCCGGCCCGGACTCGGATTTCTTCCAGGCGCTGAACAAGCTCAAGTAG
- the mptA gene encoding GTP cyclohydrolase MptA has protein sequence MSKQLPDVQATEPEVAVGLSQVGVTGVEKLVKIAREDKRPIVLTAEFEVYVDLPQGRKGIDMSRNMEVIDETLEDAVSEPVYRVEEMCGETAERLLEKHEYTTTATVEMEAELMIQDETPASGLPTQGTVDIVASATAEEGEPTREEIGARVVGMTVCPCSQQMMSQTAREKLADLGVGEDDVREFLQEVPQAGHSQRGHATLTIETSGDPDVDLMDVVDVARDSMSARIYNLAKRPDEDHMTYAAHANAKFVEDCVRSMAEGVVAEFDHLDDDAVVTMKQSNDESIHQHNAHAERVAEFGALEQEVNGE, from the coding sequence ATGAGCAAGCAGCTGCCGGACGTGCAGGCGACGGAGCCGGAGGTTGCAGTGGGGTTGAGTCAGGTCGGCGTGACGGGCGTCGAGAAGCTCGTGAAAATCGCCCGCGAGGACAAGCGCCCCATCGTGTTGACCGCGGAGTTCGAGGTGTACGTGGACCTCCCGCAGGGCCGGAAGGGCATCGACATGAGCCGGAACATGGAGGTCATCGACGAGACCCTCGAGGACGCCGTCTCCGAGCCGGTCTACCGGGTCGAGGAGATGTGCGGGGAGACCGCCGAGCGCCTGCTGGAGAAGCACGAGTATACGACGACGGCCACCGTCGAGATGGAGGCGGAGCTGATGATTCAGGACGAGACGCCCGCGAGCGGCCTGCCGACGCAGGGCACCGTGGACATCGTCGCGTCCGCGACCGCCGAGGAGGGCGAGCCGACCCGCGAGGAGATCGGCGCGCGCGTCGTCGGCATGACCGTCTGCCCGTGCAGTCAGCAGATGATGAGTCAGACCGCCCGCGAGAAGCTCGCTGACCTCGGCGTCGGCGAGGACGACGTCCGGGAGTTCCTGCAGGAGGTCCCGCAGGCCGGGCACAGCCAGCGCGGGCACGCAACGCTCACCATCGAGACCTCCGGCGACCCCGACGTGGACCTGATGGACGTCGTGGACGTCGCGCGGGACTCGATGAGCGCGCGCATCTACAACCTCGCGAAGCGCCCCGACGAGGACCACATGACCTACGCCGCGCACGCGAACGCGAAGTTCGTGGAGGACTGCGTGCGCTCGATGGCGGAGGGCGTCGTCGCGGAGTTCGACCACCTCGACGACGACGCGGTGGTGACGATGAAGCAGTCCAACGACGAGTCCATCCACCAGCACAACGCCCACGCCGAGCGCGTCGCGGAGTTCGGCGCGCTCGAACAGGAAGTCAACGGGGAGTGA
- a CDS encoding DUF4870 domain-containing protein, translated as MQTTRSLYVVAGITLVHLAWATWLAVASPESLLASPWSLAGVAVVGALLFVLVPVFFAALYVDAGAVAASGAPWSPDRRLWVGGGVLLVAAAYVTVHSLLTGVVGAAYLLKRARVASLYSPEHAVAEAAETPAASDGRAEQSVAGVAVHVVVLAAFGAAIALSGSPRVGLAAAAVAAALAYVASEQSFTRANAGHALDWYLSVLAFNVASTLTLAAGADDGHVLGYAVSGPLVPEPYATAVALLGLALFALSALSWAVTVAFAVVAAVQAARGTAWSYPLAAGFVARLTRTERTD; from the coding sequence GTGCAAACTACGCGGTCGTTGTACGTCGTCGCCGGTATCACGCTCGTTCACCTCGCGTGGGCCACGTGGCTGGCGGTCGCGTCCCCAGAATCGCTGCTCGCGAGCCCGTGGTCGCTGGCGGGCGTCGCGGTCGTCGGCGCGCTCCTGTTCGTGCTCGTCCCGGTCTTCTTCGCCGCGCTGTACGTCGACGCGGGTGCCGTCGCGGCCAGCGGCGCGCCGTGGTCGCCGGACCGCCGGCTCTGGGTCGGCGGCGGCGTCCTCCTCGTCGCGGCCGCGTACGTGACAGTCCACTCGCTTCTCACCGGTGTGGTCGGCGCCGCGTACCTCCTCAAGCGCGCTCGCGTCGCCTCCCTCTACAGCCCGGAGCACGCCGTCGCCGAGGCCGCCGAGACGCCCGCCGCGAGCGACGGCCGAGCCGAGCAGTCCGTCGCCGGCGTCGCGGTCCACGTCGTCGTGCTCGCCGCGTTCGGCGCCGCGATTGCGCTCTCGGGCTCCCCGAGGGTCGGTCTCGCCGCGGCCGCCGTCGCCGCGGCGCTGGCGTACGTCGCCAGCGAGCAGTCGTTCACGCGAGCGAACGCCGGTCACGCCCTCGACTGGTATCTCTCCGTGCTGGCGTTCAACGTCGCGTCGACGCTCACGCTCGCCGCGGGCGCCGACGACGGCCACGTCCTCGGCTACGCCGTCTCCGGGCCGCTGGTCCCCGAACCGTACGCCACCGCGGTCGCCCTCCTGGGCCTCGCGCTGTTCGCGCTGTCGGCGCTCAGTTGGGCGGTGACTGTCGCGTTCGCCGTCGTCGCCGCGGTGCAGGCCGCCCGCGGGACCGCGTGGTCGTACCCGCTCGCCGCGGGGTTCGTCGCGCGACTCACTCGGACCGAGAGAACAGACTGA
- a CDS encoding TrmB family transcriptional regulator — protein sequence MADLRDLGLSEYEASAYRALLRTGPATAKELSEESGVPMGRIYDVLGSIESQHLVRSQAASRPKKYVAVEPDTALDRLLEDRKRELREKADQYEAVVDELEADLRTPSEPEEGFWTAALGPDDSLDLLLERIDAADDSVRLVAGFESTSFEVADTTSRIVDHLEDALERGVDVSVLISQELSSNIPEAVNERYVAVLAEHPGYEVRIGPTVEGNVTIVDDAEVCLEVTNPVEPDESFAMIDLHDSTFAADVYEVFAETWTDAATLD from the coding sequence ATGGCTGACTTGAGGGACCTCGGCCTCTCGGAGTACGAAGCCAGCGCGTACCGCGCGCTCCTCCGAACCGGGCCGGCAACCGCCAAGGAGTTGTCCGAGGAGAGCGGCGTCCCGATGGGCCGCATCTACGACGTGCTCGGGAGCATCGAGTCACAGCACCTCGTGCGCAGTCAGGCCGCCAGCCGCCCGAAGAAGTACGTCGCCGTCGAGCCCGACACCGCCCTCGACCGCCTGCTGGAGGACCGCAAGCGCGAGCTCCGCGAGAAGGCCGACCAGTACGAGGCCGTCGTCGACGAGCTCGAAGCCGACCTCCGCACGCCCTCCGAGCCCGAGGAGGGGTTCTGGACGGCCGCGCTCGGCCCCGACGACTCGCTCGACCTCCTGCTGGAGCGCATCGACGCCGCCGACGACTCCGTCCGGCTGGTCGCGGGCTTCGAGTCCACGAGCTTCGAGGTCGCGGACACCACCAGCCGCATCGTCGACCACCTCGAAGACGCGCTCGAACGCGGCGTGGACGTCTCCGTGCTCATCTCACAGGAGCTGTCCTCGAACATCCCGGAGGCGGTCAACGAGCGCTACGTCGCCGTGCTCGCCGAACACCCCGGCTACGAGGTCCGCATCGGTCCCACCGTCGAGGGCAACGTCACCATCGTCGACGACGCCGAAGTCTGTCTGGAAGTGACCAATCCCGTCGAGCCCGACGAGTCGTTCGCGATGATAGACCTCCACGACTCCACGTTCGCCGCCGACGTCTACGAGGTGTTTGCGGAGACGTGGACCGACGCCGCGACGCTGGACTGA